ACCATCGTACGAAAGCTGAATGGCAAAACACACGGCAATCGCCACGGCCGCCACCAAGCTGCGATAGGTTGAAGGCTCTTGTTGTTGCACTGCCGCACGGTTGTCTTCCGTGTCAGTGGTATTGTTCTGATAAATGCGCGGCTTGCGGTAGTGCAAAAAGGCCAGCAGCAAGCCGGACACCATGCCCAAAGCCGGAATCGCCATTGCGTGCATCACATTGATGCCGCTGGTGTCCATGCCTGCCGAGCGGATATTGCCCAACATGATGTCGTTCAAGAAGATGGCGCCGAAACCGTAAGGCAGGAACATATAAGTCGTTACCAAGCCAAACGTAATCACGCAGGCCACCAAGCGGCGGTCGAGTTTCAAACGATTGAACACCAACAGCAGCGGCGGAATAATCATCGGGATAAACGCAATATGAATCGGCACAATGTTTTGGCTCATCACGCCCATGCACAAAATAATCGCCAGCAGCAGCCATTTGACCGCGCCTTCGCCTTTCGCATTGCCTTCGCCGCCGTTGAGTTTGCGGATAATCACGCCGGCAAGCTGTTGCGGCAGGCCGGAATGCGTGATGGCCATGGCAAACGCGCCGAGCATGGCATAAGACAGCGCGATTTGCGCCCCGCCTTTCAAGCCTTCGTTAAAAACAGGAATAATCCCTTGCTGCACCACATCGCCGGCCGCGTTGGTTACATTCTCCAAAGGCATACCGGCCACCAAGCCGCCGACAAACGCGCCGACAGCCAAGCTGAGCACCACATGCACGCGCGATAAAGACAGCACAAGCATGATGATGACCGCAATTACAACCGCATTCATATCGTTCTCCGTTGTTTCAGACGGCCTGTTATGTAAAAACAGGCAATCATCTGTTTACATATTACAAATAAACATCATAACCCAAGCATGAAGCCTTTGCAAAAAACGACAGGCCGTCTGAAAAACAGACCATCGGTTTCAGACGGCCTGCCGTGAACCCTTATTCAGAGTTTTAATAGGGCGTGCGGTTCTGGCGATAAAAATATCTAAAAAACACGCGCTTCCTATTCTTTGCATATGGTACCAATGTTAAAATCGACACAATGTCTCGGTTTCGGGTTTGTCACTGAAATTAAAGCATTTATTGCTAAAACCCAATTCAATCATACACAAACAAAGGAAAGAAGTTATGGATATTCTGACGCGGCTGCACAATCTGCCGCCCTCCCGCTTTCATTACAAACTTCTGGTCTTGGTCGGAATAGGCTGGCTGTTTGATGCCATGGATACCGGTTTGGTATCGTTTGTATTGCCGGCTTTGGGCAAAGATTGGGCGCTGGCTCCGGCGCAGTTGGGTTGGATTGTTAGCATTGCCTTTGTCGGCATGGCCTTGGGTGCGGTATTCAGCGGCTGGCTGGCGGATAGGTTCGGACGGAAAACCGTTTTTGCCGGCACGATGGTGGTGTACAGCATTGCCACAGGTTTGTGCGCGCTCGCGCCTGATTTGACGGTTTTGCTGGTGTGCCGCTTTTTTGTCGGCATCGGTTTGGGCGGTCAACTGCCCGTTGCCGTGTCGCTGGTCAGCGAATATGCGCCGCCGAAAGTACGCGGCCGTTTTATTGTGTTGCTGGAAAGCTTTTGGGGCTTAGGCTGGCTCTCAGCCGCGCTGGTGTCTTATTTCTTTATTCCGCAAACCGGCTGGCACAGCGCGTTTTTATTCGGCGCCTTGCCCCTGTTTTATGTGCCGTTGGTGTTGAAATTCGTTCCCGAATCCGTGCCTTACCTGCTTTCCCGCGGCAAAACCAACGAAGCGCACCATTTAGTATCCGCGTTGGAAATTCAATCGGGCATAACGCCGCCGACAGAAGCCATTGCCGCACCGGCCGTCCCGCGCGAACGCATCCGCTTCATCCAACTTTGGCAACATCCGTTTGCACGGCGTACGCTGATGCTGTGGCTGGTTTGGTTCGGCATCGTGTTTTCGTATTACGGCATTTTCACTTGGTTGCCCAAATTGCTGGTCGAGCAGGGCAATACCGTGGTCAAAACCTTTGAATATGTGCTGGTGATGATTGTTGCGCAACTGCCCGGCTATATTGCTGCCGCGGCTTTGGTGGAAAGAATCGGCCGCAAAGCAACGTTGGCAGGCTTTTTGGCCGCGTGCGCCGCATGCGCATGGTTTTTCGGGCAAAGCACCACTGCGGCCGAAGTCATGATTTGGGGCAGCCTGATGTCCTTCTTCAATTTGGGCGCATGGGGCGTTTTGTACACCTACACCCCCGAACTCTACCCCTTGCGCTTCCGTGCCTTCGCATCCGGCTGGGCAGGTGCCATTGGCCGCGTCGGCGGCATACTCGCCCCCATGGTAGTAGCGGCGATGGTGGGCAACAGCGGCGGCTTCGGCAATATCTTTATGATGTTTGCGCTGGTTATGCTGCTGATTGTGGCGGTAATCTTGGTATTGGGTGAGGAAACCAAAGGCCGTACGCTGGAAGACATCAGCCAATAAAAGATAGATATGAAAAGGCCGTCTGAAAAATATTTTCAGACGGCCTTTGTTTATTTGAGCTTGTAATTTTAATACATCTTTTTTCTGTTTTTATCTTAATTATTGAGGAAAGCGACCAAAAAAGACCATCTTTGGCTATATAAGGATAAAATCATTATACTTCAATAAATTAAAATGAATAAGTGGTAGAGAGGTCGTCTGAAAAGTTCAATCATGGTTTGTGATGTAGGTCAAAGCAAAATGTAACTAAATTACTTATAGTTATTGTAGTGAAAATTTATTGACTTTATTGCCACCTTTTATTAAGGAGATACACCATGAACGCATCAGCCGACAACGTCGTCAGCCCAGCCGTAGCCGAGGTAAACAGCCTGGTTGACAAGGGTTTACGGGCATTGGACGAGTTTCTTAAGCTCGATCAGGAGCAGATTGACTTCATTGTTGCCAAAGCCTCCATTGCCGCGCTGGACAAACATGGTGTGCTCGCCATGCACGCGGTGGAAGAAACGGGACGCGGCGTGTTTGAAGATAAGGCGACGAAAAACCTGTTTGCCTGCGAAAACGTCGTGCGCCGCCTGCGCGATTTGAAAACCGTGGGTGTCATCAGCGAAAACGATGTAACCGGTATTACTGAAATTGCCGATCCGGTCGGCGTGGTTTGCGGTATTGTGCCGACAACCAATCCGACTTCCACCACCATTTTCAAATCCTTGATTGCGCTGAAAACCCGCAATCCGATTATTTTCTCGTTCCATCCGTCCGCCCAGCAGTGTTCCGCCCATGCCGCGCGTATCGTGCGCGATGCGGCGATTGCGGCCGGTGCGCCGGAAAACTGTATCCAGTGGATTGAAAAGCCGTCTATGGAAGGCACTTCCGCGCTGATGAAGCATCCGGGCGTGGCAACGATTTTGGCGACCGGCGGCAATGCGATGGTAGAAGCCGCGTATTCTTGCGGCAAACCTGCACTCGGTGTCGGAGCGGGCAACGTACCTGCTTATGTTGAAAAAACGGCGGACATCAAACAGGTGGCACACGATATTGTGATGTCGAAATCTTTCGACAACGGCATGGTGTGCGCCAGCGAGCAAGCGGTGATTGCCGATAAAGAGATTTACAAAGAGTTGGCCGAAGAATTCAAATCTTACGGCGTGTACTTTGCCAACAAAAAAGAAAAAGCCATGCTCGAAGAGTTTATCTTCGGCGTAACGGCGAATTGCGCCAGCTGCGGCGGGGCGAAACTCAATTCTGCGGTAGTGGGCAAACCGGCAACATGGATTGCCGAACAGGCCGGGTTTAAAGTGCCTGAGAAAACCAACATCATCATCGCCGAATGCCGCGAAGTCGGCCCGAACGAGCCGCTGACTCGCGAAAAACTTTCACCTGTTTTGGCCATGATTAAGGCGGATTCGACCGAACAAGGTTTGAAGTTCGCCGAAGAAATGGTTGCCTTTGACGGCTTGGGACACTCCGCCGCCATCCATACCGCCGATGAAGAATTGGTCAAAACGTTCGGCTCCCGCGTCAAAGCGCTGCGCGTGATTTGGAATTCGCCTTCCACCTTCGGCGGCATCGGCGATGTGTACAACGCCTTCCTGCCTTCTCTGACCCTCGGTTGCGGCTCTTACGGTAAAAACGCCGTCGGCGGCAACGTCAGCGCAGTCAATCTGTTAAACATCAAAAAAGTAGGCCGTCGGAGAAACAACATGCAATGGTTCAAAGTGCCCGCCAAAATCTATTTTGAACGCGATTCCATCCAATATCTGCAAGACATGAAAGACTGCGAAAAAGTCATGATTGTGACCGACCGTTCGATGGTTGATCTGGGCTTTGTCGATAAAATCACCCACCAACTGCATCAACGCAAAAACAAAGTGACCATCCAGCTGTTTACCGACGTCGAAGCCGATCCGAGCGTCCAAACCGTCTATAAAGGCACGGATTTGATGCGCAGCTTCCAGCCCGACACAATCATCGCACTGGGCGGCGGTTCGCCAATGGACGCGGCCAAAGCCATGTGGCTCTTCTACGAGCAGCCGCAAGTCGATTTTGAAGACTTGGTGCAAAAATTCATGGACATCCGCAAACGCGCCTTCCGCTTCCCTGAATTGGGCCGCAAAGCCAAATTTATCGGCATCCCTACCACATCAGGCACAGGCTCCGAAGTAACACCGTTTACCGTCATCAGCGACGGCGACAAAAAATATCCGATTGCCGACTACTCGCTGACACCGACCATTTCGATTGTCGATCCTGCGTTTACCATGACCGTACCGGCAGGTGTAACCGCCGATACCGGTTTGGACGTACTGACCCACGCCGTAGAAGCATACGTTTCCGTACTGGCGAACGACTTTACAGACGGCCTCGCCCTGCAAGCCATTAAGCTCGTGTTCCAATATCTCGAACGCTCCTACAAACACGGTGCGGCCGATCCTGAAGCGCGCGAGCATATGCACAATGCCTCCACCATCGCAGGCATGGCGTTTGCCAATGCGTTCTTAGGCATCAACCACTCGATGGCACACAAAATCGGCGGCAAATATCACGTTCCGCACGGTCGTGCCAACGCCATCCTGCTGCCGCACGTCATCCGCTACAACGGCACGCGTCCGCAGAAAACCGCCACCTGGCCGAAGTACAACTACTACAAAGCCGATCTGAAATATCAGGAAATCGCCCGTACCTTAGGCCTGCCATGCAGCACACCGGCAGAAGGCGTCGAATCCTTCGCCCGCGCCTGCCATGAGCTGGCAGTCAACGTCGGCATCAAAATGTCGTTGAAAGAGCAGGGCATCGATGAGAAAACCTTCCTCGACGGCAGAAAAGAGCTGGCCATGATGTCTTTTGAAGACCAATGCACCCCGGCCAACCCACGCCTCGCCATGGTGGCCGATATGGAAGAAATCCTGACCAAAGCCTATTACGGCGAATAAAATCGGGCAGATAAAAAGGCCGTCTGAAACCTGAATATAGGGTTTCAGACGGCCTTTTGTATTAGAACTAAAGTTGATACTTATTGTATGTGGAATTTAATTTGCAAACATTAAGAATAGTCATCATGAAATCAGAAATTTTAAAACAATTTGGCAAACATGTTCGTCATTTAAGACAACTACAGGATTTAAGTCAGGAGGCATTGGCTGAAAAAGCGAATATGCACCGGACTTATATCGGAATGATAGAACGTGGAGAGCGTAACCCCGCCCTATTAAATCTTATTCGTTTGACTAGCGCATTAGATATTTCTTTACCTGAACTTTTAAGGATTATGTTAATGACGGAAACTGTGATAATGAATCTAACTGATTCGTATGGTTTTTTTAGAAAAAACGCCGGAAGAACGCTAGGAGATCTAAAACTTGAATATCAAACCAGATTTCCCAAGTTCACCTCTGAAATGAAGATAAATAAAGGCGGAGTAGGGCAGTTTATCGAGAAATTGATAGGACTTAAGAATACAAATGCTTTGACAGATTTTGCTGATGGTGAGCTGAAAACCAATAAAGCAGATAAAGATGGTGCGCCACTAGAGACTATGTTTATCTCGCAGATTTCCAGTAACTTTGATCAGTTAATCAGCGATCAGATAAGCTTTGAAGATAGTTGGATATACCAAAAAATTAAGAATTTGCTATATGTTCCTATCTGTAAAGTCGACAACAATCCTGACCAATGGTACAACCGTTTTCAGAATGGCAGAAGAATAAATATCCCTTGTGAATTCAGTATCATGATTTGAAATCAAAACGCCTTGGGAGTTAGGCGCAATTTATTGATTTTTTGTAAAGTCCGCGACCAATGAATTCGATCATATTTTGATCACGCAAAATTTGCAATTGTTGGCGGATTTTGTCTTTGATATGGTTGTTTTGGGGAAATTGGATGGATAGTTTGTTTTCAAATTCATACATTTGTGACAATGTGAATTCTTCGGGGAGTTGATCGATACATTTCATAATAGCTAAAAGCCAGCCTTTGCGTTCCGTATTTTGGTTGCGTAAAAATAGATTGGATTGCCATTTTTTCAGAACGATTTCGGGTTCGATAATGCGGGAATTGTCTATTAAGAATATTTTGCCGCTTTCAGGTAAAGGTACAAGATTAATGGAACACATGATGTGGTGCGGTCGGTTTTTAATACCTTTATTTCTGGGAATAATCATGTCCGGTGTTATGAAATGTTTAGGTACAAGCACCAATTGCTGTATGGAGTAATCCGCTTTTTTATATGCAAGAAAGAAAAAGTTGGGGTTGGTATCTGACTGGATGCGCTCCAACATGGTGTGATATGCACCGTCAGGTACACTGTTACCTATAGTTTTTTGATTTTTACTCTTTAATTCATATTGCTCGTGACAGTTTGGACAAAAGAGGTCTGCAACAGGTTTGTTATTGGTAAATCTCTGCATTGGCCTGCTTCCGCAACAGGGGCAGTAGCCGTTTTTTTCTAGCCAAGCCTCGCTCATTACACGGATTTTGTGGGTTGCTTTATTTTGTTGCTTTCCCAATTCGGTATCGAAAAATAAATTCATGTTTTGGATTTTGAGATTTAAGTTATAGTGGATTAAATTTAAATCAGGACAAGGCGACGAAGCTGCAGACAGTACAGATAGTACGGCAAGGCGAGGCAAAGCCGTACTGGTTTAAAGTTAATCCACTATATTTGATGTCTGTAATGTAGACAACCCAATCTACCTTAAAAAGGTCGTCTAAAAACCCTGTTTCCAAGTTTTCAGACGACCTTTCCTAATTACAGCAATTAATGCCGAATCAGCTTTACACCACGATGTTCACCAGTCTGCCCGGAACGACGATGATTTTCTTGGCAGGCTTGCCTTCCATGAATTTCACTGCGCCTTCGTTGGCAAGGGCGGCGGCTTCGAGGTCGGCTTTGGATGCGTCGGCGGCGACGGTGATTTTGCCGCGCAGTTTGCCGTTGACTTGAACCATCACTTCGATTTCGGATTTAACCAAGGCGGCTTCATCGACTGTCGGCCAGCCTGCTTCCCACAGTTTCGCGCTATTCAATTCGCTCCACAGGGTTTCGCAGATGTGCGGCACGATGGGCCACAAAAGGCGTACGGCGGTTTCCAATACTTCTTGGGCGACGGCGCGGCCTTGTTCGCCGCCGGTGTCGGTTTTGTCGTATTGGTTGAGCAGTTCCATCACGGCGGCGATGGCGGTGTTGAACTGCTGGCGGCGGCCGTAGTCGTCGCTGACTTTGGTGATGGTGGAATGCAGTTTGTGGCGCAGGTCTTTGAGTTCTTTAGACAAACCGTCTTGGCTGCCTGCGAACGCTTTGACCGCTTCGCCTTGTTTCAGGTATTCGTAAACGGTACGCCACAGACGACGCAGGAAGCGGTGTGCGCCTTCGACGCCGCTGTCGCTCCATTCGAGGGACTGTTCGGGCGGTGCGGCAAACATCATGAACAGGCGGGCGGTGTCCGCGCCGTAGGCGTTAATCAGTTCTTGCGGATCGACGCCGTTGTTTTTGGACTTGGACATTTTTTCCGTGCCGCTGATGACGACTGGCAGTCCGTCTGCTTTCAGAACGGCGGAAACAGGGCGGCCTTTGTCGTCGAAGGTCAGCTCGACATCGGCAGGGTTGATCCAGTCTTTGCCGCCTTTGTCATTTTCTCGGTAGTAAGTTTCGCAGACGACCATGCCTTGCGTGAGCAGGCGTTCGAACGGTTCGTCCACGCTGACCAAACCTTCGTCGCGCATCAGTTTGGTGAAGAAGCGCGCGTACAAGAGGTGCAAAATCGCGTGTTCGATGCCGCCGATGTATTGGTCGACCGCGCCCCAGTATTTCGTGGCTTCTGCCGATACCATGCCTTCTGCGAACTTGGGCGACATGTAGCGGAAGAAATACCAGCTTGATTCCATGAAGGTGTCCATGGTGTCGGTTTCGCGTTTTGCCGCGCCGCCGCAGCATGGGCAGGTGGTTTCGTAAAACTTTGGCATTTTTGCCAGCGGCGAACCCATGCCGTCGGGTACGACGTTTTCAGGCAGGACGACGGGCAGTTGGTCGGCAGGGACGGGAACATCGCCGCATTTTTCGCAATGGATGATAGGAATAGGGCAGCCCCAGTAGCGTTGGCGCGAAATACCCCAGTCGCGCAGGCGGTATTGGGTTTTCGGTTCGCCTGCGTCTTGGCTTTGCAGCTTGGCGGCGATGGCGTCGAAGGCCGTCTGAAAATTCATGCCGTCCAAGTCGCCGCTGTTGACCAATATTCCGTTTTCTTTGTCGCCGTACCATTCTTGCCATTGGTTTGCGTCGAATGCGTTGTCGCCGACGGCAATGACTTGTTTTTTCGGCAGATTGTATTTGGTGGCGAACTCAAAATCGCGTTCGTCGTGCGCCGGAACAGCCATCACTGCGCCGTCGCCGTAGCCCCACAATACATAGTTGGCAATCCACACTTCCAGCCTGTCGCCGTTGAGCGGGTTGACGACGTAGCGGCCGGTCGGCACGCCTTTTTTCTCCATCGTCGCCATATCGGCTTCGGCAACCGAGCCGGCTTTGCATTCGGCGATAAATTCCTGCAATTCAGGTTTGTCGGCGGCTGCGGCGGTTGCCAGCGGATGCTCGGCGGCAACGGCAACATAAGTTGCGCCCATCAGCGTGTCGGGACGGGTGGTATAAACTTGCAGGAATTTCGCGTAATCGCCTTCCAAACCGTGTTTGCTGTCGTCTGAAACGGCGAAGCGCACGGTCATACCGCGAGATTTGCCGATCCAGTTGCGCTGCATGGTTTTGACTTGTTCCGGCCAGTGTTCCAGCTTGTCCAAGTCGTTGAGCAGTTCTTCGGCGTAATCCGTGATTTTGAAGTAATACATCGGGATTTCGCGTTTTTCGATCAACGCGCCCGAACGCCAGCCGCGCCCGTCGATGACTTGCTCGTTGGCAAGCACGGTTTGGTCGACGGGGTCCCAGTTTACCGTGCCGTTTTTGCGGTAGACGATGCCTTTTTCAAACAGCTTGGTAAACAGCCATTGTTCCCAGCGGTAGTATTCGGGTTTGCAGGTGGCGACTTCGCGCTCCCAGTCAATCGCAAAACCCAGGCTTTTGAGCTGGGTTTTCATGTATTCGATGTTGTCGTAAGTCCATGCGGCAGGGGCGACGTTGTTTTTCATCGCCGCATTTTCCGCCGGCATACCGAACGCGTCCCAACCCATAGGCTGCATGACGTTGAAGCCGTTTAAGAGTTTGAAGCGGCTCAATACGTCGCCGATGGTGTAGTTGCGTACATGCCCCATGTGCAGCTTGCCGCTGGGGTAGGGGAACATGGAGAGGCAGTAGTATTTGGGTTTGGAAGCGTCTTCGGAGACGTTGAAAATACGGGCGTCATCCCATTTTTTCTGCGCCGCAGGCTCAATGGCGGCGGGTTGATATTGTTCTTGCATGATGTTTCGCTTTGTACAAAAGGCGTTGGAAAATAAAATCAAACGCAGATTATAGCGGATTCAGAAGCGGATTGCTTGTATCGTAACATCATGTCAAACCGCTTTGGCATTGTTGTTTCCCGTTTGTTTTTATATGGAGGAATGCAAACAATCAAAAGGCCGTCTGAAAACAGGGTTTCAGACGGCCTTAAAAATATCGACTTGAGTTTTTTACCTTCCGCCCACATATTCCACCCAGTTTGAATTCATTCTTAACACTATCAAAATTATGAGCAATAAAGATTATTACGAAACCCTTGGTGTTGCCCGCAGCGCTAGCGACGATGAAATCAAAAAAGCCTACCGCAAGCTGGCAATGAAATACCATCCCGACCGCAACCCTGACAACAAAGAAGCGGAAGAAAAATTTAAAGAAGTCCAAAAAGCTTACGACACCTTGTCTGACAAGGAAAAACGTACCATGTACGACCAATACGGCCATGCTGCGTTCGAACAGGGCGCAGGTGCGGGCGGATTCGGTGGCTTTGGCGGTTTTGGCGGCCAAGGCGGATTCGGTGGTGCGCAAGGCTTCGATTTTTCCGATATTTTCAGCCAAATGTTCGGCGGTGGCGGCAGCGCAGGCGGCCGTCAGCCGGATTACAGCGGTGCGGACTTGCAGGTCGGCATAGAGATTTCGCTTGAAGAAGCCGCCAAAGGCGTGAAAAAACGCATCAACATTCCGACTTACGAAGAATGTGATGTCTGCCACGGCTCAGGTGCCAAACCGGGCACATCCGCATCGACTTGTTCGACCTGTCACGGCTCAGGTACGGTGCACGTCCGCCAAGCCATTTTCCAAATGCAGCAGACTTGTCCGACTTGTCACGGTACAGGCAAAGAAATCAAAGATCCTTGCGTCAAATGCCGTGGCGAAGGCCGCACCAAAACCAGCAAAACGGTTGAAGTCAACATTCCGGCAGGCATCGACGACGGTCAACGTATCCGCTTGAGTGGTGAGGGCGAGCCGGGTCAACACGGCGCACCGGCAGGCGATTTGTACGTCAATGTCCGCGTAAGACAGCACAAAATCTTCGAGCGCAACGGCTTGGACCTGCATTGCGAACTGCCGATCAGCTTTGCCATTGCCGCATTGGGTGGCGAAGTCGAAGTGCCGACTTTGGACGGTAAAGTCAAACTGCACATTCCGAAAGAAACGCAAACCGGCCGCCGCATGCGCGTGAAAGGCAAAGGCATCAAGTCTCTGCGTTCCAGCTCGACCGGCGATTTGTACTGCCACATTTTGGTTGAAACTCCGGTCAACCTGACCGATCGTCAGAAAGAGCTGTTGGAAGAATTTGAAAAAATCTCCTCCGGCCTCAATCTCAGCCAAACCCCGCGCAAAAAATCGTTTTGGGAAAAAGTAGGCGAAAAAGTAGGCGATTTGTTCTCCGATAATTAATCGCTGTGAAAAAGGCCGTCTGAAACCTGTTTACATTGGGTTTCAGACGGCCTTTTTTATATTTTTCAGACTTTTATCATCTTTTGTTGCTTCAATATAATTTTCTGTGCCATTTCCAAAAACAGTTTCTGCTCGTCTGCCGACAGATCCGCCAAGGATTCTTGGTTGATGGCTTTGGCAATTTCGGTGGAGCTTGATTGTAAAGTACGCGCGTGTTCTGTCAGCATAATCAAACGGCTGCGTGCATCTTCAGGATTAGGCTCCCGTGTAATCAATCCGTCTCGCTCCATCCGTGCCAGAGTGTTGGCAATCGTTGCCTGCTTCAAATCGGCACGCTCAACTAATTCCTGTTGGCTCAAGCCGTCTTTATTCCATAGCTCGATCAAAATTGGAAATTGTGCAGGCGCAATCCCCAGTGGTTTTAAGCCTTCGCTCAATAAAATGGCAAATTGGCGGGCAATATGGTTCATCAAATAGCCGGCTGATTGGTCTTTGAATGAGTCGTTCACTTTGTTTCCTTTAAAATCAGATTGTTGCGGATTATATCACAAATATAGCTTGCTATCTTAATCCATAGCACGCTATACTTATTTCAACTAGATAGCTTGCTATTTAAATGCTTTCAGACGACCTCTCTTAAATGTTCAAGGAAACCATAATGAACCGCAATACTTTACGCAAAATCCACGCCGCCGCAGGGGTGGGCGCATTTTTATTCATCGCTTCGTTTTGGAGCAGCACCGTGTTCAGCGAACTCTTCGGCTCGCACGAAACCGTCGCCACCGTGAAGCAAATCATTGTTTATGCGCTGTTCGGGTTGATTGCCTGCATGGCAACCGCAGGCGCAACAGGCATGAAAATGGGCGGCAAAAGCAAACACGCCGCGATTGCCGCCAAACGCCACCGTATGCCCTTTATCGCCGCCAACGGAGTATTGATTTTGCTGCCTTGCGCGTTTTTCTTAAACAGCCGCGCCGCCGCAGGACAGTTTGACAGCGTGTTTTACATCGTCCAAAGCATAGAACTGATTGCAGGCACGGCGAATCTGACGCTGTTGGGACTGAGCATGAAAGACGGATTTTCTATCCGTAAACCCAAATTGAAATCCATTTAATTGTTAATTTAAGAGAAAACATCATGAAACCTGATACTCCGCAACGTTACGGCATTACAACCCGCTTTCTGCATTGGACTATGGCGGCCTGCTATCTGTTTATGTTTGCAACCGCCATTGCTTGGAATATGGATGAAAGTCTGAAGTTTTTGACTAATCCTCATAAGGCGGTTGGCTTTCTTCTGCTGATATTGTCTGCTTGGCGTGTGATGCGGGCAATCCGCCAGTCCAGCAATCGACCGGTTGGCAGTATGGCTGCCAAATTTGGACATTGGGCAATGTATCTCCTGATGCTTGCCGTTCCAGTCACAGGTGTTATGAGACAAATTACTCAGGAAGGACAGATTCACGGAGCACTGGCATTTTCGTTGCTGTTCTTGTCTCTGGGACATATCGGTATGGTCGTTTACCACTACATCAAAGGCGAATCCGTAATGCCCCGAATGTTCGGAAGAGCTTAAATATCTCACATCAATTTAAACCTATAAGGAGCTATCCATATGAATATCCGTAAAAAAACAGCTCTGATTGCCGCTGCCGCCACTGCCTTTGTCGCTGTCGGTTGTACTGCAAATGCCAAACAGTGGCAGGAAAAATGTGAAGCCTTTCAAAACAGTGTTGTCCTCATTAATACTTTTGAAGTGCCGCAGGGTAAAGAAGCCGAAGCTTTGGCTTCTTGGCAAAAAGCGCGTGATTTTTTGAAAACCCAGCCGGGCTATATAGCTACGCGCCTGCACCAAAATATAGATCCAAACGGTAAATATCATTTGGTCAACGTAGCCCGTTGGCGCAATATGGAAGATTTTAAAGCCGCTACTGCCAAGATGCGTCAGGCCCTGCCGGATAATATGCCTGAAGGGGTTACAGCCAGCCCGGGTTTGTTTAAAGTGATTGAAAACGATATGCCGCATGGTTTTGGCGGATATAATGGCAAAGGATTCGGCCGTAAATTTGAAGTATGCGGCAAGTAATCGCAGGCCGTCTGAAACCTGCTTGAATGAGGTTTCAGATGGCCTTTTGTTTTTCTTTTTGTTGCTTCAGGCTATGGTTTGCCTTACAATTCGCGCTTCACTCTTACGGGAGTAGCCATTCGGCGCAATGCCGAAACCGTTGTCAACATAATCGGCTTGTGCGGCCGTGGCAGCGGTATCTTCTCTGCTTTATCGGAAGACAGGCAAGACGTAAGCGTTGTCCATACCCTTGCGGGCGGTATGCACAGCGCTTTTTGTTTGCCCGCTTGTCGGTTGAGTATCTTAAATCATGGAAGCTTTTTTCTCCTCGACGCTGGGCGTTGCCATTGCCGAAATCGGCGATAAAACGCAATTGCTGGCGCTCTTTTTGGCAGCACGTTTTGCCCACAAAAACGCGATTGTTGCCGGTA
This genomic interval from Neisseria sp. Marseille-Q5346 contains the following:
- a CDS encoding Na+/H+ antiporter family protein, coding for MNAVVIAVIIMLVLSLSRVHVVLSLAVGAFVGGLVAGMPLENVTNAAGDVVQQGIIPVFNEGLKGGAQIALSYAMLGAFAMAITHSGLPQQLAGVIIRKLNGGEGNAKGEGAVKWLLLAIILCMGVMSQNIVPIHIAFIPMIIPPLLLVFNRLKLDRRLVACVITFGLVTTYMFLPYGFGAIFLNDIMLGNIRSAGMDTSGINVMHAMAIPALGMVSGLLLAFLHYRKPRIYQNNTTDTEDNRAAVQQQEPSTYRSLVAAVAIAVCFAIQLSYDGSLVLGAMLGFAVFMMLGVMNRSAASDVFGEGIKMMAMVGFIMIAAQGFAAVMNTTGDIQPLVERSMALFGGNKGMAALTMLCVGLLVTMGIGSSFSTLPIITAIYVPLCISLGFSPMATVAIVGTAGALGDAGSPASDSTLGPTMGLNADGQHDHIRDSVIPTFIHYNIPLMAAGWIAAMVL
- a CDS encoding MFS transporter, with the protein product MDILTRLHNLPPSRFHYKLLVLVGIGWLFDAMDTGLVSFVLPALGKDWALAPAQLGWIVSIAFVGMALGAVFSGWLADRFGRKTVFAGTMVVYSIATGLCALAPDLTVLLVCRFFVGIGLGGQLPVAVSLVSEYAPPKVRGRFIVLLESFWGLGWLSAALVSYFFIPQTGWHSAFLFGALPLFYVPLVLKFVPESVPYLLSRGKTNEAHHLVSALEIQSGITPPTEAIAAPAVPRERIRFIQLWQHPFARRTLMLWLVWFGIVFSYYGIFTWLPKLLVEQGNTVVKTFEYVLVMIVAQLPGYIAAAALVERIGRKATLAGFLAACAACAWFFGQSTTAAEVMIWGSLMSFFNLGAWGVLYTYTPELYPLRFRAFASGWAGAIGRVGGILAPMVVAAMVGNSGGFGNIFMMFALVMLLIVAVILVLGEETKGRTLEDISQ
- the adhE gene encoding bifunctional acetaldehyde-CoA/alcohol dehydrogenase — protein: MNASADNVVSPAVAEVNSLVDKGLRALDEFLKLDQEQIDFIVAKASIAALDKHGVLAMHAVEETGRGVFEDKATKNLFACENVVRRLRDLKTVGVISENDVTGITEIADPVGVVCGIVPTTNPTSTTIFKSLIALKTRNPIIFSFHPSAQQCSAHAARIVRDAAIAAGAPENCIQWIEKPSMEGTSALMKHPGVATILATGGNAMVEAAYSCGKPALGVGAGNVPAYVEKTADIKQVAHDIVMSKSFDNGMVCASEQAVIADKEIYKELAEEFKSYGVYFANKKEKAMLEEFIFGVTANCASCGGAKLNSAVVGKPATWIAEQAGFKVPEKTNIIIAECREVGPNEPLTREKLSPVLAMIKADSTEQGLKFAEEMVAFDGLGHSAAIHTADEELVKTFGSRVKALRVIWNSPSTFGGIGDVYNAFLPSLTLGCGSYGKNAVGGNVSAVNLLNIKKVGRRRNNMQWFKVPAKIYFERDSIQYLQDMKDCEKVMIVTDRSMVDLGFVDKITHQLHQRKNKVTIQLFTDVEADPSVQTVYKGTDLMRSFQPDTIIALGGGSPMDAAKAMWLFYEQPQVDFEDLVQKFMDIRKRAFRFPELGRKAKFIGIPTTSGTGSEVTPFTVISDGDKKYPIADYSLTPTISIVDPAFTMTVPAGVTADTGLDVLTHAVEAYVSVLANDFTDGLALQAIKLVFQYLERSYKHGAADPEAREHMHNASTIAGMAFANAFLGINHSMAHKIGGKYHVPHGRANAILLPHVIRYNGTRPQKTATWPKYNYYKADLKYQEIARTLGLPCSTPAEGVESFARACHELAVNVGIKMSLKEQGIDEKTFLDGRKELAMMSFEDQCTPANPRLAMVADMEEILTKAYYGE
- a CDS encoding helix-turn-helix domain-containing protein, with the translated sequence MKSEILKQFGKHVRHLRQLQDLSQEALAEKANMHRTYIGMIERGERNPALLNLIRLTSALDISLPELLRIMLMTETVIMNLTDSYGFFRKNAGRTLGDLKLEYQTRFPKFTSEMKINKGGVGQFIEKLIGLKNTNALTDFADGELKTNKADKDGAPLETMFISQISSNFDQLISDQISFEDSWIYQKIKNLLYVPICKVDNNPDQWYNRFQNGRRINIPCEFSIMI